The Triticum aestivum cultivar Chinese Spring chromosome 5A, IWGSC CS RefSeq v2.1, whole genome shotgun sequence genomic sequence CATGCAAACCCGGTCACGGAGATCTGACATGTTGTGTGGCACCGAAAAAATGTCCCCTGCAATAGTGAACACGAGGGTTAGCACATTctgatgagggggggggggggggtgtggtggCATCCCAGTAGTCGATAGCGGGTATCTGCCGGGATGAAACAGTAGAAACATAAATGTCTAGGCCGGGATCCCCGCAAGCCGGGCCCGTGCCGCCTGCTTGACAGATCCAACAGTACATACCCAGCCCCGTCCCCGCGCCACCTCCCTCCCACGCGAAGCCTATAAGGTAACCACGCCGGCCAGTAGGCCGCGTGCCGCCAGGGCGTGCGCACGCGATGAAACTACCAGTGCCACCCAATCACGCTGGAGGGAGAACCAAACCTCGCCGGTGCCGGTCGATCGGTgagcgaggaggaggggcggcacgCGTCGGCAGATCTGGGAGCCCTACcgggcgggtggcggcgcggggggTAGGGTTTCGCGTgacggcgcgcgggggggggggggggggggggggggggtggtttaTCGCCTACTAGGCCGTTTTCGTCCGAAGATTTTCCTACCTGGTGCGAATTCCTTTGAGGCTGCTTGTGGATGGAAACAAGCTAATCACCCCGcacgtgtgtgtgcgcgcgcgtggaCCGAAAACTAACTCGCACGGGTGTTGCGGTCCACACCGATGCGGGCGTGCCATGATGGCCGATTTCCAGCATCTCTCCTGCTCCCTGCCACAGCTATAAGCTGCTACGCCGCATGCTACGCGCCCCCTATGGGTGATTGGACTAGCCGGGCCCCTGTACGTCCTTGGGTGCAGATGCGCCTCCACAAGCGTAGATGTGTGGGATCATTTGTTCCACCCTGCTCCCGTTTGGACGTACCGCTTCGTAACGATTGTTTGCGCCTGCTCAAACCAACGGCGGCTTGCTACTGGTGCGTGGCTGTGGCATTTGGGCAACCAGCACTCGTGCCCTCGTGTATTGCTTTGTGAATGCATTTTAACCTTTTAAAGAAACGTAGGGGAGAGAATGGATTAATGATGCATTGGTGTGGTTGGGAAGAGGCAGTAATGCCAGGTTGCTTGCATGCATATCGAACCGTGCCGGAGACACTCCATCTCTCTTTGTCTTCTTCCATCGCCACCTTGCTAGCTCGTCTCCTGCAAAGGCAGAGGAGCGATTAAAACTCTGCCCTGTGCGCTGCAAGCCCGTCCACAATATCTTTTCTTCGTGTCCGCAATGCCCGGATCCCACCTAGCCCAGCCTGCTCCTGGTGCTTAGTTCATCCATAGGCCGAGCTGCATTCCGTCAAGATCCAAGTGGCTAGCCATCAGCGCAAGGTATCATCTTCATCTCGCTTTTCATCTCGTCTCTGTTCTGTGTTTGTGCTGGATTGGTTGCTGGCTTTTTCCCTCCATTCTGACCAACTTTTTCCCGCTTGTTTCGGCTTGCAGGTCTTCCTAGTTGCCATGTCGCGCCTTGGGACGCGCTCGAACGGCGCGGCGACCGGCAGTAGCTCCACGGTTGTGCCAAGCGCGAACACTGCATCGCTCGTGCCGCCGGCGGACGGGGATGACGATGCAAGCAACGAATCCGACGCGAACTGCGGCAGAATCCGGGTTAGGAGCTACTTATCGCCTAGGATAGTCAATGAAGTGGTTGCTGGCCTCACGGAAGCACAAAAAAAGTTGTTCGTTGAAAAGGACTTTGGCGCCATGCTTTCACTCCCAGAGATTGTGAACGTGGACCGCCAGTATAGTTTCTGGAATGCGACTAGGATAGATCCGGTGAGGAAAATAGTCCGAATGGGCGATGGCAGTTCTCGTCCGGTGACGGCTAGCGCTGTTAGGGACGTAGTCGGGCTGGGTATGGGTGACAGGGAGATCCCATTCCCGCATGAACCGAGCTGCGTCGATCGGGATATCTTCAAAGATGTGTGCGTCGGGTTGGGGCTTGCTGAAACGGTGGATAGGATTAGCTTGCAGATGCTACAGTCTATTCTTGCTTCCCCCGGTGATCTGAGTATCGACTTTGAGTCCAACAGGCAGTGTGCTGCATTTGCTCTTCTTTGCACTACTTGTTTGTTCAACCCCAGAGTGAATCAGAGGGAGGACCCGATCAGCCCGGAAGTTTTCATTGTTGTGCGTGATCCATCCAAGATGTCTGAATTTGATTGGTGTGGATATATTAAAAATGTTATCATGGCTGGGGTTAGTAAAATGCACGCAGATCTGAAGGCCGGTGCAGTGGCAATGCAGCTACAAGGGTTCGTGATGATTCCCCAGGTACGCCCATCCCACATATTGGCTGCCCTGTGCATTTTGCCTATTTTTTGTTTTGCCATGAAATGCTATGAGTGTGATGTATTGTTTTTTGTCCTAAACTGTCCTAGATAATCACATTTGACGCGATGGTGGCTGGGCGTGGGTTGCAACCAGGGCATCCCCGCATAGCGTTGTACACCGCCTCAGACTTCCAACTACTAGCTGGTGTGGACGCTGATCGTCGGGTTATAGGGGGGCACAGGTTATACGGCAAGGCGAGGGTAAGTAGAAAAATTACGAACCTGAATATATGCTTGCTACTGTTATACATGCTCTTGGTCTGATGTTTCATTCCCTTGCCAGTTGAGGCCTGTCAGTGAGGATGTCGTTGCTGAGGACTTGGCGAGCCAGGGTTTTGCTCCTTCTCTGAACAATGGCGCTGCTGCCGTTGCTGCCCCAACTGAAAATGTCATTCCGTTGTTGGATGTGGCCAGGTGGCAGACTGAGGTATAAATCTATGGCACAATCGTATATATTTAGCTGTGGACGTGCCTTCGCGCTACCTATTATGAAGAACCAAAATAAAAAGGGGGTGTGCTTCTCTTGCAGGTGGTAGATTATTTGAGTGATGTGATGAATGCACACATCTCCTCTGTTAGTGAggagaacatgaacttgagaaaccATGTTGAGTCTTGCATGACCAGTTTGCTTGCAATGATTGACGGGCGCAACGCCAGCAATGTCAATTCGTGTAGTGAGATGTTGGGGGGTGCGGTTTCAAGAGTAGGCGACTGCAGGCTGCGGGTGGTGGGTGGTGAGGTTCGCTTCGTTGATAGTCATGGTGAGATTTGCTCCATTGTTGTTCGTGTTGATATATTTCCTTCAAAATGTTCAGTGGCAATAACTCTTTACTTTCAGAACATAATACGAGTGCTCTGGCTGATGCCACCGGGAAAAGCAATATACAGGAGGCAACAGGTGTGTGTGTGGTGTCTTCTGCTTCATATCGTTCCGTGGGGGTTTGTTCTGATGGCTTCTGGCAAAACAGACCTAAAAATGTTCCTTCTTATAGGTCCATCCACTTATAGGCTCGTGAACCCGACTATTAGGAAGCGCCTTGGAACGGATCTGATGACAAACTTGGGTGCTGCCACCGGTGAGCCTCTTAGTTAACTGATATGTACTCGGTAGATCATGTTATTAGATAATGCTTGCCTCTGGGGTGATCAAAACATGCATttccggtgtgtgtgtgtgtgtgtgtgtgtgtgtgtgtgtgtaggtgTTGTGCATATCGGTGGTGGCATGCTTGGCAATGCTGGGGGGGCGATGTGATCCCTGATGCACGGACTCTATTCGGACCATTCCCAAGCCCAAATAGCCTTGACTTGAACCGTAGGGCGTCGTTGAGGGAATTTGGTTCGACCAATTCCGGAATTGGTAAGCTCCCAACTGGACAAAACTTTTCCGAGTTCGTGCGCACGAGCTGCATACAATTCCAGGTCATTACTAACTACTTGCGCGGGCGGGGGTGTCACTGTTTATTGTGTAGGTGTGGCTAGGCGTCTTGACTTGAATTTGACGAATGATGTTAGTGAGTTCATAAATGGGACGCCCATTGTTCGTCCGATGAACCCTATGCCTGTCGACACGAATTTAACAATGGGTCCTTCCCCTGTTAGGGGCCCTAGTGTGGATTTGCGTCCTCGTGGTATGTGCTCTCCCTCGCCCACTATGTCTATTCCTCTAGTTTGTCAAGTTGGGTTATCTGTTTTCGGCCCCACATGAATGTCATGGTGTTTTGTGTTCCTCTGTTATTAATCTGTTTATATTTGTATTCAGCCCTCTCACAGAGCAGTTTGCTTGGGTGGTTTCCTGTGGCTCCACCAAGTAAACGCTCAAGGATGACGACTGACTACTCGATTGCAAACCCGATGGGGGTAGCTGTTTCTGAGCTGGAGGGGAAGAGAAGAGATGATCGTTTCTATGCGAAGGCCATGGATTCATCGGTTAATGATTTGTCTAGGTATGTGAACAAATGATGCCCATCATCCCGGTGTATTTTGTTGATCGGTTAGCCAAGAGCATGAACGATGATATAGAGAGGTGCCGTGTGCAGGGTCTGGTTCAAGCATCGGCGCCCATATCACATTGAGATGACTGGTGAGCAGGTGGTGGAAGAGTTTCGCATCGAAAATGATCTTGCAAGTAAAGGTCTTGACTCAATTCTTCGTTTGGGGATCTGCCCGCCCGCGTCAGGGAGGCTGATCATTGGTCCTGATTGGGAGGTAACTTTGTGTCTACTTCTGTTAACCTGATTTCATTGCTTCGTCTAGTGGCGTCTGTCTTGATTGACTGTAAATGAATTGTGTTCGCAGTTTAAAGTTGCATACACTGCTGGGTACTGGAGGAGGGCAGATGTCCGTGCGATGTTTAATGAACTACCGCCGGGGCTTAAGTGCGAAGTGGTTAGTGCTCCGGTTTTCAACTTCCACTA encodes the following:
- the LOC123105245 gene encoding uncharacterized protein, with translation MLSLPEIVNVDRQYSFWNATRIDPVRKIVRMGDGSSRPVTASAVRDVVGLGMGDREIPFPHEPSCVDRDIFKDVCVGLGLAETVDRISLQMLQSILASPGDLSIDFESNRQCAAFALLCTTCLFNPRVNQREDPISPEVFIVVRDPSKMSEFDWCGYIKNVIMAGVSKMHADLKAGAVAMQLQGFVMIPQIITFDAMVAGRGLQPGHPRIALYTASDFQLLAGVDADRRVIGGHRLYGKARLRPVSEDVVAEDLASQGFAPSLNNGAAAVAAPTENVIPLLDVARWQTEVVDYLSDVMNAHISSVSEENMNLRNHVESCMTSLLAMIDGRNASNVNSCSEMLGGAVSRVGDCRLRVVGGEVRFVDSHEHNTSALADATGKSNIQEATGPSTYRLVNPTIRKRLGTDLMTNLGAATALSQSSLLGWFPVAPPSKRSRMTTDYSIANPMGVAVSELEGKRRDDRFYAKAMDSSVNDLSRVWFKHRRPYHIEMTGEQVVEEFRIENDLASKGLDSILRLGICPPASGRLIIGPDWEFKVAYTAGYWRRADVRAMFNELPPGLKCEVALVVVYLGQGWSLYAFDVLRRVLHVIDPNICKPGESKIKAKHLRNAGELLDGFIKCGDMFWGEGKVPNNGWSYCFHATCTYESTDTAMQVVHHIINFVPGQHPMNLTAGASVALKKKLLQSVLTMAGNDGSLPRRVEA